The Malus domestica chromosome 10, GDT2T_hap1 genome contains a region encoding:
- the LOC139188950 gene encoding uncharacterized protein — protein sequence MEKLQGSSFGDGEAEEYDVVVVGSGYGGSVVACRLSMAGGRSVCLLEKGRRWEAKDFPTDSFKLLSASRVESRNLGLSLGSKDALIQVYEQNDSVAVVGCGLGGGSLVNAGVMMPTPVRARRHPKWPKQWEKNWDSCEASAAAMLKVQSLPDKFSVAKVLEDHITSEETFETPVKLTMNFDLEDGQRPLSNNNPIKKVQQMSSCLACGNCLSGCPYNAKISNDKTYLLSAIQACRS from the exons atggagaaattaCAAGGAAGTAGTTTTGGTGATGGGGAAGCCGAAGAGTATGATGTGGTTGTTGTGGGGTCGGGCTACGGTGGTTCTGTGGTTGCCTGCAGGTTGTCGATGGCCGGCGGCAGAAGCGTTTGTCTGCTTGAGAAAGGCCGCAGATGGGAAGCTAAGGATTTCCCAACAGACAGCTTCAAGTTGTTATCAGCTTCGAGGGTTGAAAGCCGGAACTTAGGCCTTAGCCTTGGATCCAAAGATGCACTAATCCAG GTATATGAGCAAAACGATTCTGTAGCAGTAGTGGGTTGCGGACTCGGTGGAGGTTCACTAGTGAATGCAGGAGTTATGATGCCGACACCAGTTCGAGCCAGACGGCATCCAAAATGGCCAAAGCAATGGGAAAAGAATTGGGATAGTTGTGAAGCTTCTGCAGCTGCCATGCTCAAAGTACAAAGCCTTCCTGACAAGTTTTCTGTTGCTAAAGTCTTGGAAGATCATATCACTAGTGAAGAAACTTTTGAGACTCCGGTGAAGCTGACTATGAATTTTGACTTGGAAGATGGTCAACGTCCACTATccaataataatccaattaagAAGGTTCAACAGATGAGTAGCTGCTTAGCCTGTGGGAATTGTCTCTCTGGATGTCCTTATAATGCCAAAATTTCTAACGACAAGACTTATCTACTTTCAGCAATCCAGGCATGTCGATCTTAA
- the LOC114827686 gene encoding uncharacterized protein, whose product MRGLRVSETLGSGFSCNGNTVAYLAGSPMPLNGYGLDKKQLFKIPFQARPGPSISSSYTSSLGFTIQSAILPSAYPNLMFKGIVTYGWPAGYWFFHGIIDKIKLAMGFKATHAVALLALGYDESDGKIMLERGTNKISFNPPRDPLLPRKIKAFQKLTKKLGGVLFMSKYRSTAVHLLGGCNASSSPLHGVCNHNGQVFDPAHDELPAAAVHPGLYVCDASLIPCSVGINPSLTIATAAEHISRQLVKDVLEYSTNNIDKKGPDSFTDKTKTIAIGNGKSDLAFKETMRGHVGGMPCTAYLKMKMNPNDENYMDYDKLGTNIRRESHPLLRGKVGGHVELRGFEKDNLHIIDGDVNLCEVDCRTPYTQYMLYRLCLVASTGSRYILQGRKIMNPYLFALYAWRETTTMHVTFEKVPEKNSVDHDHENVILKGELSISMMELLKSLMSFEGNKKRKFLCLLSGTFLRTYFLKIPRGNQEYFNLLDCEHKHSYPSSTLHNIETQDGVMISCRQWNCHDLSKFRGSGGQRNPILLVNGYAVESYWLPTEPNDLIRTLLEEGHETWLLQSRLHALNPPNTFTLEDVGRFDIPAAINKMLELLGPSVKVHVVAHCVGGLAIHIALMGGHVSGNHMASLSCTNSSMFFKLNALSKVKMWLPILPISMLILGSNKTLPLVETSTPVSLRHRILKLVARLIPRYERCTCNECEVVSGIFGNAFWHENISPTVHQWLNKESSKRLPMAAFPHLRKICKSGFILDSNGNNSYLIHPERMALPTLYISGGRSLLVTPQTSFLAHKYMKLHQPGFRHERVVVEGFGHSDLLIGEESCKKVFPHILSHIRVAEEKKYYCRKEASDSEADHYQYEEGFGEFGTWFSPFIILLLAFISLSLLVRLFLLSS is encoded by the exons ATGAGAGGACTAAGAGTTTCAGAAACACTTGGTTCAGGATTCAGCTGCAACGGAAATACTGTTGCCTATCTCGCCGGAAGCCCGATGCCGTTGAATGGTTATGGACTAGATAAGAAGCAACTCTTTAAGATTCCATTTCAAGCAAGGCCAGGACCATCCATCTCATCATCGTACACTTCTTCGTTGGGGTTTACAATTCAG AGTGCAATACTTCCATCAGCTTATCCGAACCTTATGTTTAAAGGAATTGTGACTTATGGATGGCCTGCCGGGTACTGGTTCTTTCATGGGATCATTGACAAGATAAAGCTTGCAATGGGTTTTAAAGCAACCCATGCGGTGGCTCTTCTTGCGTTGGGATATGATGAGAGTGATGGCAAAATCATGTTAGAAAGGGGCACCAACAAAATCAGCTTTAATCCACCTCGTGATCCCCTTCTTCCCCGAAAAATTAAAGCTTTTCAAAAGCTCACTAAGAAATTAGGAGGAGTTCTCTTCATGTCGAAGTACCGAAGCACAGCTGTTCATCTTTTAGGTGGGTGCAATGCATCATCAAGTCCGTTACATGGTGTTTGCAACCATAATGGGCAGGTTTTTGACCCAGCTCATGATGAGTTACCGGCCGCTGCAGTACACCCCGGCCTATATGTGTGTGATGCTTCTTTGATTCCATGTTCTGTTGGCATAAATCCATCTCTTACTATTGCCACTGCAGCTGAGCACATAAGTAGGCAACTTGTGAAGGATGTTCTCGAGTACAGCACCAACAATATCGACAAAAAAGGTCCAGATTCCTTCACTGATAAAACAAAGACTATAGCTATAGGTAATGGTAAATCAGACCTCGCGTTCAAAGAAACCATGAGAGGACATGTTGGGGGTATGCCATGCACAGCTTATCTCAAAATGAAGATGAACCCTAACGATGAGAACTATATGGACTATGACAAGTTGGGTACTAATATTCGCCGTGAGTCCCATCCCCTTCTAAGAGGGAAAGTTGGAGGGCACGTAGAACTTAGAGGCtttgagaaggataatttgcATATCATAGATGGAGACGTAAATTTGTGTGAAGTAGATTGCAGAACTCCTTACACACAATATATGCTTTATCGTCTTTGCCTTGTGGCTTCTACTGGTTCAAG GTATATTCTGCAGGGGAGAAAGATTATGAATCCTTATCTCTTTGCATTATATGCTTGGAGGGAAACGACCACAATGCATGTAACATTTGAAAAAGTTCCCGAGAAAAACTCAGTGGATCATGATCATGAGAATGTGATCTTAAAAGGGGAGCTTAGTATTTCCATGATGGAGCTTCTTAAGAGCTTGATGAGCTTCGAaggaaacaagaaaagaaagttcTTATGCCTCCTATCAGGGACTTTCTTGAGAACCTATTTCTTGAAGATACCTCGAGGGAACCAAGAGTACTTTAATTTGTTAGACTGTGAACATAAACATTCTTATCCAAGCAGCACCCTGCACAATATAGAAACGC AAGATGGAGTCATGATCAGTTGCAGGCAATGGAATTGCCATGATTTGTCAAAATTTAGAGGATCAGGTGGACAACGAAACCCGATTCTCCTTGTTAATGGTTATGCTGTCGAGAGTTACTGGCTTCCGACGGAGCCAAATGATTTGATCAGAACTTTACTTGAAGAAGGGCATGAAACATGGTTATTACAATCCAGGCTGCACGCTCTTAATCCTCCAAACACTTTTACCCTGGAAGATGTTGGAAGATTTGATATCCCTGCTG CAATTAATAAGATGCTTGAATTGCTTGGACCAAGCGTAAAGGTGCATGTAGTTGCACACTGTGTTGGAGGCTTAGCTATTCACATAGCTCTCATGGGAGGTCACGTCTCTGGAAACCATATGGCTTCTCTGTCTTGCACCAACTCTTCAATGTTCTTCAAGCTTAATGCTTTGTCCAAAGTCAAAATGTGGCTTCCTATACTGCCa ATATCCATGTTGATACTTGGAAGTAACAAGACACTTCCGCTTGTGGAAACATCAACGCCAGTGAGCTTACGTCATAGAATCCTAAAACTTGTAGCGCGCTTGATACCGCGTTACGAGAGATGCACCTGTAATGAATGTGAAGTTGTTTCCGGCATATTTGGAAACGCATTTTGGCACGAAAACATAAGCCCAACTGTGCACCAGTGGTTGAACAAGGAAAGCTCAAAAAGGCTTCCTATGGCAGCATTTCCCCACCTCAGAAAGATATGCAAATCTGGTTTTATATTAGACAGCAATGGTAACAACTCCTACTTGATCCACCCAGAAAGAATGGCACTCCCAACACTTTATATATCGGGCGGGCGGTCTCTCCTTGTGACTCCTCAAACATCTTTTCTTGCTCATAAATACATGAAGTTGCACCAACCAGGGTTTAGACATGAAAGGGTAGTTGTGGAGGGTTTTGGGCATTCAGATTTGTTGATTGGAGAAGAGTCTTGCAAGAAGGTCTTTCCTCACATTTTATCTCATATAAGAGTAGCTGAGGAAAAGAAATACTACTGCAGGAAAGAGGCCTCGGATTCAGAAGCAGATCATTATCAATATGAGGAAGGATTTGGAGAATTTGGAACTTGGTTTTCTCCTTTTATTATTCTTCTGCTAGCCTTTATATCCCTTTCTTTGTTGGTCCGATTATTTTTACTATCAAGTTAA